In Chloroflexota bacterium, the genomic stretch TCAACGGATAGGGCCAGGTTGGCGCAGATACCCAAGGCAATAGGCTTGATTAGCGGGCCAGATAGTCCCGAGTAATGACAGCGCCCCTCTATATCACTGGACAGGGGCATTTCTGTTTGAATATCAATGCCAATAAGCCCGCGCACTGTGTTGATGGCCGATATAGCGCTGCAACCGGCCTCCTGGCATGCCGTGGCTACAGCGGAGATATCAGAAGCATGAACCGTCAACTTGGCAATGACTGGAAGATTCGTGCCGGAAACCGTTGCTTCGACTGCCCTGCCCGCTTCTTCCGGGTCTCCACCCACCCGCGCCCCTCCCATAGAGGACTGCATCGTAGGTCTATAGGATGGGCAGCTTAGATTCAGCTCTATCGCGTCGGCGCCAGCCTGCTCACACTCGTTGGCCATCTCTCCCCACTGGCCATAAGTGCTGCCGATTATGCTAACGATTACCTTTATGCCTGCGGCGTGGGCTGCTTCAGTATCCCTCTTCAGCTCTTTTATCAAAGATTTGCTATAAATATCCAGTTGTGGTCCGGCGTTCTGCATAGCCACTATCCTGAACTGGGGTGTAGTCCACAGGTACGGCTTTAACTCCGGGTCATACTTTTCCTTAGTGATGACGGTCTTTGTTACCACACCTGACCAGCCGTTCTTGGCTATCTGCTCGGCATGCTTGTATATCTCGCCTATTCTTGTGGTAGACGGCGCAGAGGCAATAAGAAACGGAGTTGACAGATGAATTCCGCAAAAGTCTACCCCAATATCAATACCTGGCATAATCCCCTCTAATTCAATTCTTCCTGAGGCTACTTGCCGAAGTCGGGACAATCCTTAGTATGACAGAAAAACCCTACAGGTTCGGGAAGGGTTTTTTCTTATTTTTGAAAATATCTCTCGTATAACTTTCATATGGTGAAACACTATCACCTGGTCGGTCTTCTAAATTGATTCACAAATCTAACATTAAATTCACTAAAATGCAACGATTCTCAGACGTTTGATAATTTAGGGGATTGTCCAATCGGGTCATTCGGTTATTGACGGTGAGGAAAGAATAATCTATCATCCACACTACAGACATAAGAAGGAGGCAAAATGATAGACTGGGGAACACGAGGAAAGGTTGCTCAAAACATACTTGAAGTGATAGCTCTTACCCCGCTGGTGAAACTAAATAAAGTAACCGAAGGAATAGGGGCAGATATTTTAGTCAAACTGGAGTGGTTTTCTCCTACCGGCTCGCTTAAGGACAGAATCTATTATCAGATGATTACGGAGGCAATAAGGAATCAGGCTTTAAAACCAGGTATGGAAATCCTGGAAACTTCCACCGGTAATGCTGGAATTTCTTGTGCTTTCATAGGCACGGTATTGGGTTATCCCGTCACTATTATTCTACCTGATGGAATGAGTATTGAGAGAACGAAAATTATAGAAGCCTACGGAGCAAAAATCATCTATACTCCCGGGGCTGAGTCAGATGTGGACCTTTGTCTGATAAAACAGGAGGAAATTATAAGAGAAAATCCGGGGAAATATTGGGTGCCCAGCCAATACACTAACCAGGACAATATTATGGCTCACTATCTCACGACCGGCCGTGAAATTTGGGAGCAAGCGGGGGGTAAAGTAGATGCCTTCGTGGCTACTCAGGGAACAGGGGGAACGATTACCGGGGTAGGGAGATATATCAGAGAAAGAAACCCTGAGGTGCTTCTCTATGCTGGCGAGCCTGCTGAAGCACCGATGTTGGCAAGAAGATTATGGGGCTCCCATCGGATTGAGGGTATCGGTGACGGATTTGTTCCGCGAAATCTGGACGTAAGTTTACTCAATGGTATTTCCCTATCCACTTCAGAAGAGGCCATTGAAATGGGGAAGAGGTTATCTTTGGAAGAAGGATTATTTTGCGGCATCTCATCGGGGGCAAATGTAGTTGGAGCTATCAAGCTGGCCAAGCGACATCCAGAGCTTAAGGTAATCGTTACAATGCTCAATGATACCGGGCAGCGTTACTTTTCCACTCCATTATGTGGCGTTGAAAAGCATATTGAGATTCCCGAGAGAGAGCACAACTTTGATGATTATACTATAGCGGAACTTGATAAATATCAGGCGGGCTGGGAGATTATCGAGTGAGAAAGAGCTTTACCTTCTGGGGGAGACAGGTCAAGGTTATGCAGGATTTTGAGATGTTTCAGAGCTAGGGAGGGAAAATGAAAACAGATATAGAAGGAGAGGTTCTGAAACTCATCGAAAAAAGACGAAACGAAGTCATTGAATTTCTTGGGAAATTAGTATCTTTTCCTACTGTGACCGGTGACGAATCCGAAATTCAGAAGTTTATTGCCCGCCAGCTTGAAAGTATGGGCCTTGCCGTTGACATATGGGAACCTGAGCATGAGGAGCTAAAGAAACATCCTGCCTATGTTCCCGTCGAACGTGGATATGTGAACCGCCCGAATGTTGTCGGAATATATAAAGGGACAGGAAACGGAAAGTCTTTAATTCTCAACGGCCATGTTGATGTCATCCCTCCGGGGCCTTTAGACGCCTGGGTGCACCAGCCATGGGCAGGAGATATTGAAGGGAATCGGTTGTATGGAAGAGGGGCTTCAGATATGAAGAGTGGTTTGGCAGCAATGACAATGGCCTTGGATTGCTTAATACGTTTGAACGTCAGGTTGAAGGGAGATGTAATTCTTGAATATACAGTAGATGAAGAGCAGAGTGGAAACGGAACACTGGCTTGTGTAATGAGGGGGTATCAGGCTGATGCTGGTATTTGTTGTGAGACCAGCAGCCTTCATGTTCAACCGGCTTGCATAGGGCGGATTTGGTTTGAAATCTCCGTTCGGGGGAAACCAGCTGGAATCCAGAGGAGGTGGGAAGGGGTAAACGCGATAGAAAAGGGATACGCAGTTGTGGGAGCTGTTTCGAGCCTTGAAAATATCAGGATTAATGCATTGAAACACCCTCTCTATCCTGATAATCGAAGTACGCTTCCCTGCATGGTCGGTATGTTTCAATCCGGCACGTTTGCCAGTGCGTTCCCTGATACCTGCCTGCTTAAAGGGAGTATCGCTACTCTGCCTGGAGAAGACACAAATGAGGTGAAACGAAGCTTTGTTGAACATATCCTGGCTTTCTCACAGACAGACCCCTGGCTCAAGCATAGCCCACCTGAAGTTAGATTTGTGGGCTATTGTGGTGACCCTGCCGAAATATCTCCGGAACATCCGATCGTCAAAGCCGTGAGTGAAAAATTTACCGTTGTCACCGGGGAAAAGCCTCAAATTACCGGCAGACAGGGAGCAGCTGATACCAGATACCTTATAAAATACGGTAATACGCCGACAGTAATTTTTGGCCCGGGCTTGACAGAGCAGATGCATGCCACCAATGAGTGGGTGGATATTAACTATCTGATTGATGCTACCAAGATTTTGTCTCTGACCATAATGGATTGGTGTGGTTATGAATAGAGAGCGGTTATGCCCATCTCCGGACCGGGTCTCTCCGGGAATTCCGCCATTGTTCTCGTTCCGATAGACAAGTGATGCACTTGACAAAGCGAGGAGTAGTGTTATAATCCTTCTTTGAGGATTTGGAAAGCTAACCAATTGTTAAACACAAAGATTGCCCAACGCTTATGAGGTTAGCATCTATAGAGAAGTAGCCAAAAAATCCCTTAACCACGCTCAACCGCACGGAAAAGCCAGATGCTTTGTCCAAGTTGTTGAAGCTCGGGCTACTAATGTATAATCGCAGAGGCGGGAAAGCATACTGACGGCGGATTCAGCAGTACAGAATCCTGTTCTGCAATGCTGTGCTACCTGATGGAACTCAAACTTCGACGGCATGCGAACTCAGAGTAGGGAGCGAAAAGTGGATTTTCTCTATGAAAAAGCGAGGTCTCTCAGGGAGGCGTTGGAGCTAAAATCCAAATATAGAGAGAATGCAGTATTCATTGCCGGCGGTACGGCTCTCCTGGTTGACATTAGAAATGATGTTTTAAAGCCAGAACCCGAGGCTGTTATCGATATATCTGCTCTTGATGAAATAGACTACATAAGACAAGAAGGCAGCCAGATAAGCATAGGCGCTGTAACCAAAATTTCGGCACTTCAGAAATCCCCGATAGTGCAGAAAAGTGCCCCTATTTTATCCCAGGCTTGTAAGCAATTTGCTAACCCGTTGATCAGGAACCGGGCAACCCTGGGCGGTAATCTAATCAACGCTTCACCGGCTGCTGATATGGCAACTCCTTTGCTAACACTCGGAGCGACAATTTTATTGAAGAGCATCGATGGAGAACGTACGATACCTGTAGAGGAATTCTTTTCAGGGGTGAAAAGGACCAATCATAGAAATGATGAATTACTTGCCGGGGTAAGGTTTAACGAGACTCAGGGGAAGAGATGCCAATTCCTAAAAATGGGGCAGAGGAATGGGACGGCCATATCTCTTGTTTCTCTTTCGCTTATGTTCGATGTAGCAGATGGCGTAATCAAAGATGACCTGAAGCTCGCCCTGGGGTCAGTGGCGCCAACGCCTATAAGAGCATATCGGACTGAGGACGCACTCCACGGTGTTGGACCTTCGCTGGAGAATATAAAGCGAGCGGGCAATATATTGAAGGACGAGGTAAATCCTATAAGCGATGTCAGAGGGTCTGCGGAATACAGGCGGGAGATGTCTGCCGCACTATTGCAAATTGCTTTTCAAAATCTCGGTTACGGTGAATCATAAGAGAAGCAGAGATGAGCGAAATTAGAGAGATAAAAGTAAAGGTCAATGGCGAATGGGTCACCGGGCTGGTCAAACCAGGTATGACACTGCTGCGGTTCTTAAGAGATAACGGCTTCACTGAGGTAAAGAAAGGATGCGGTGCGGGAGAATGTGGTGCTTGTACCGTGCTCCTTGACGGTGATGCTATTACATCCTGTCTCGTTCTGGCCTTGCAGGCAGATGGCAGGGAGGTAGTCACCATCAAAAAGAAAGACGACCCACTCCTGGAAGCCCTAAAGGAGGCCTTTGTCAGCCATGGTGCTGCGCAGTGTGGTTTTTGCACACCGGACATGATAATGACTGCCAAATGGTTGCTGCATGAGAACCCCAGGCCAACCCGGGATGACATACGGGACGCTTTGTCTGGTAATTTATGCCGGTGTACTGGCTATCAAAAGATTGTTGATGCTATCGAGTATGTTTCAAGAGACCTATAAGGAAAGTTTATAAAAATGGAATACAAACATAAGGAAGGGCGGACATTTCATTCGATAGGAAAGAGGCTGGACGGCATTGATGATAAAGCCAAGGTCTCCGGGAGTGTCATTTATGCAGATGACTTTGTCATGGAGGGAATGCTCCATGGTAAGGTCTTCAGGAGTGTGAAAGCCTCAGCAAGGATAAAATCTCTGGATACTACCGCTGCTAAAAATCTTCCTGGCGTGGCCGCTGTAATCACCGCGGAAGATGTTCCGAATAACCGTGCCGTTACCGGTGCTGTAGGTCAGATGACCGAGATGGGTCAAGCGCAAACGGTTCATCGCTATGTCCTTGCTGAAGACAGGGTGAGGTTCTATGGCGAGCCTATTGCCCTGGTCGCAGCTGAAGACCCTGATATTGCCGCAGCAGCCTTGAAACTGATAAAGGTCGAATATGAGGACCTCCCTGGCGTATTTGATACCGAGGAAGCGATGCAAGAGGATGCCCCCAGAGTGCACAATGGATCAAATATCATAACCCATTGGGGGCTGAGAAAGGGAGATGTCGGTAAGGGTTTTAGCGAGGCTGATATTATCGTTGAGAATACATACACTTCGCAGTTCCAGGAACATGCTCATATTGAACCCGAATCCGGGGTAGCCTGGATAGATGATGATGGTGTGGTAAATCTGAGGGTCGCCACTCAAGTTATCGAGCAATACGTGGAGATAGCTCATATTTTAAGGATACCCGAAAGCAAAGCGCGGATTAGAGGCACTCTGATGGGAGGAGGATTTGGGGGCAAGGAAGACCTGACAGTCGAACCTTATATTGCTTTGCTTGCCTGGAAGACCGGCCGACCGGTGAAGTTGACTTACGAGCGGGAAGAGATGATGTACGGGAGGCATAAGCGGGTTCCATGCAAGATGTACTATAAACACGGCGCTACCAAAGATGGTAAATTGGTGGCCATGGAGGCAAGGATAATCGGGGATAGCGGAGCCTACGTATATCTTAGCCATTGGGTTCTCCTTTACTGCGCCGTCCTCTCCACAGGGCCGTATTATATTCCGAACATCAAGGTTGACGCCTATCCCGTATTGACAAACAACATTTATACCAGTGCCTGCCGGTCATTTGGAACAATGCAGGTGGCAATCGCCTACGAATCACAGATGGATATACTGGCAAAGGAACTGAAGATGGATGCGGCAGAATTGAGGGTCAGGAATTACCTGAAGAAAGGTGATGAAACCGGGACCGGGTATCGCATTGAGTCCGAAGTCATGTTGACACAGACGCAGGAGGCTGTCCTGAAAGCCCTTGGAGACCGAACTGAGCCCAATGCACAGCATATAAAAGTAGGAAGAGGTTTCGCCAGTTGCTGGTACCCCTACGGTAGGCAGTGCCGAATGCACGATGCTTCGTCTGCCTGGGTTGGGATGGAAATGGACGGAAGTGCCGTCGTGCGATGCGGAATCCCTGACCTTGGTGGTGGACAGAGGGAGTCATTACGACAGATAACCTCTGAACTGCTCGGTGTTCCTCTGGAGAAAATACATGTAATATCGGCAGATTCACAGGTTACCCCGCTGGCCGGTACAGTGACGGCCAGCAGAGCTTTATTTATGTCTGGAAACGCTGTGAAAATGGCGGCAGAGGCTATCCGACATGACCTGCTTCAAAAGGCATCAGAGTTGCTTAAGGTGGATTCTGAAGACCTGGATATTTGGGATGATGAGATATTTGCCTTCAGCGACCCAAAGACAAGGATACCTCTATCACAGGTGGTCAAAGCTGCCAAGGGTGAGGGTAATCGTCTAGAAGCTCTGAGGACCTTCAGAGCTCCGGCGACAAAACCAGTTACCTCGGACATATTGGAGGGTCAGATATTTTCTGATTTTACCTTTGGGTCACAGGCAGTTGAAGTTGAGGTGAATACGTTGACTGGCAGGGTAAATGTAATCAAGGCGGCCAGTGCTTTTGATGTGGGTACGGCTATCAACCCAAAGAGAGTAGAGGGTCAGATAGAAGGTGGGATGACACAGGGGGTGGGATTTGCCCTGATGGAGGAATTCATTGAAAGGCAGGGCATACCGGAGACCGATAGTCTGAGGACATATCTGGTGCCTACGTCAAAAGATATCCCGGATATTAAATCAATAGTGATGGAGTCCCACTCTGGTAAAGGTCCGTTCGGGGCTAAGGGGATTGGTGAACCTACTATTGTGCCTACAACGCCGGCGGTACTGAATGCTATCTACGATGCCGTAGGTGTGAGAATTAAGAAGACCCCCGCCACCTCTGAAAAGGTATTCTATCATTTGAAGGAAGGCGAGAAATAGCATAGCGGCTGAACCCTGCCCAATTGTTGTACGGTCTGGTTTAGGCTTGCTGTCGAGAAGCAGCTTCCTTAAGGTGATTCTTTCAGCTGGAGGGTCTCTTTGTTATCCACCAGTTTTTCAGTCATTAATGCCTCTATCTCTTGAGGTAACCGGTTACGCCGAGACAAAGTAGTGTGAAAGATAAATGGCTCAATGTTTAGCTGACTCAAAAACGCGGAAAGGAGCTCCTTGCGGATAACCAGAACGCAGTTTCTGACTTTTCCGGTTCTGATTAGCTCGATGACCTTGACGAAACCTTCTCCTCTGAGTTCCAAATGGCCGATTTCATCAACCACAAGGATTGCCGCACAAGTTCCCTTATCTATTGCCTGAATTCCAAAGTCGATACCCTCTGGATTGAAGAAATACCTGGCAGTGCGTGGGCCATCATACACATTATTGATGCTGCCCAGCGTTTCCCTTTGCCCGGATTGGATATCTTCCACGATGATGCTTCCGTCCGCCGTCTTGTAGGTTAAAATACCGCCGCACGTATATCCTCGGCTTTGCAGTACTTCAACAAGCCTGCGGCAAACCGTGGTTTTACCAACACCTATGGTGCCAGTAACGACAATGACCATGTTCCATTTAGAGCCCAGCCATGATGACTATAGCACTGACTCCCCAGCAAAGACATATGATGGCTGCCGATGTAGCGTAGTAGAGGGGTCTGCTTATTGAGACAGAGAGGGTTTTAGCCGCCAGCTTTTCGCCTACCAGATAGCCCAGAGGTAGGAATATGCTGAAGAAAGCGGCCTGCACTACACCCTGATTTGCGATAAAGCCCCCAACACTACTAACACCCGTGCGTTCAAAGAGAGGAGCATTCATTACATATACAGCAAAGTATACATAGACGGTGGCACTCCCGAGGCCAGCCAGGAACCCGGTTCCGATACCTGCAAAAGCGTTCTTAGCAATTCTGTTCATCATGAAGGCGGCTACAAGACTCACGACAAGCGACTCAAGAATAATTGCCATAGCCGGATTTATTATGTAGATAGCACTGATGGGTACAAAGAGAAACCAGACATTGAGCAGCTTAAATGAAGCCGCCACGATTCCTATGCCTGGTAGCATAATTGGCTTTCTGTAAATGGCCAGCGCCGTGCCCATAATAGCCACCCCGATACCACTCATGATAGCGCCTTTATTCGGAAATATAATCATATTTAAAAATCCGCCCAAGGTAGCCTCAAAAAACCCCCAAACGGAGCCGAATACCAGAATCGCGATGATTACATGTATTGACTTTATTCGCCTGTTTTCAGTGTCTTCCTTCATGTAGTTTACCTCCCAAGCATTCATTATCTAACTTTATTGAGTAGTAGCTTTCCACGGTGTCGATGTCAATGCAGACACTTTCACAATCAACGGCCACCTCAAAGATGTCCTCAGGGTGCTGTGCAATTATTTGCCGCCCTCCTATATCACCCTTTAGTTGTAGTAGTTGTTCCTTATATGTCATAGCAAAGATAACCGGGTGTCCTCTCCTACCTCGGTATGTTGGGATGACGATGCCTTTATCACAGCCAGAGAATTCATCTATCAGCCTGCTGATAGTCTGGCTGTTTATAAGCGGTTGATCACCTAAGGCAAGCATAACCGCTTGGGTTTGGTCACCAACCAGGCTTAGCCCAGCTATTATGGAGGCACTCATCCCTTGCTCATAATCAGGGTTTATCACCCACCTGACCGGTTTAGCGGCCAAGACCTTTCCTACTTCTTCAGCTCGGTATCCCACAACCACGATAACTTCGTTTGCCTTGGAGTCTAAGAAGTTGTCAACGGTCTGTTCCAATACCGTGCTTTGCCGCCAGCGCATGAGCTGCTTCAGTCTGCTCATGCGCTCTGATCTGCCCGCCGCCAGGATTATCGCCGAGATCATTATTTACTTCCCTTACTTCTCAATACCTCCAAGATCTTATCCGGCGTTATTGAGATAGTAAAAATTCTGACACCAAGGTTCAACTTTGTCAATCAAGGTCCAATCTACTCCTCCCCCACTCTCTACTCCTCCCCCACCCTCTTCTTCATCTCATACAGCTTGTTCAGGGCTTCCAGGGGGGTCATGACGTCCAGGTCCAGTTTTTCCAGTTCCTCAAGGAGGGGGGACCTGGGTGTGAGGAAAGATATCTGCTGCGCCGTCTCCTTGCGGCGTTTCCTCGATAATGGCTTTGCCGTGCGGCTGTCGCCCTCTAAATCTTCCAGAACCTCGCGGGCGCGGTGGACAACGGAGCGGGGCAGGCCGGCCAGCTGGGCAACGTGGATGCCGTAGCTGCGGTCGACGCCGCCAGGGGCAATCTTATATAAAAATATGACCTCCCCACCCTCCTCCCGCACCGCCACGTTGAAGTTCTGCACTCTCGGTAAGTATCCTGCCAGCTCCACCATCTCGTGGTAGTGGGTGGCAAAGAGCGTCTTGGCCCCCAGTCTGGGGCTGTTGTGGATATACTCGGCCACCGCACGGGCAATGGAAAGGCCGTCGTAGGTGCTGGTACCCCGCCCGATTTCGTCCAGGATGATAAGGGAGCGAGGGGTGGCGTTGTGCAGGATGTTCGCCGTCTCGATCATCTCCACCATGAAGGTGGACTGTCCGGCGGCGATGTCTTCCCCGGCGCCGATGCGGGTGAAGATGCGGTCGACGATTCCTATAGTGGCCTGCTCCGCGGGCACAAAGCTGCCCATCTGCGCCAGCAGCACAATCAGCGCCACCTGCCTCAGGTAGGTTGACTTGCCCGACATGTTCGGGCCGGTGAGTACGATAAGCTGGGCGTCATCATTCGATAGATACGTGTCGTTGGGCACGAAGTGGGCGTCAACCAGCGTCCGCTCCACCACGGGGTGTCGGCCCTGCCCGATATTAATCTCGTTTCCCTCGTTCAGGGTGGGGCGGACATAATGGCAGCGCACGGCGACTTCGGCCAGGTTGGAGAATACATCGAGATGAGCGAGGGCAACGGCTATCTCTATAATGCGCTCGCCCTCCGCCGCCACCTGCCGGCATACCTGCTGAAAAAGCGACGTCTCAAGGTCGATGATGCGGTCTTTGGCGTTTAAAATCAAAGACTCATACTCCTTCAGTTCGGCGGTGAAAAACCTCTCTCCGCCGACCAGCGTCTGCTTGCGGATGAAGTCGTCGGGCACCTGGCTCAGATTGGGCTTGGACACCTCAATATAGTAGCCGAACACATTGTTGAAGCCGATTTTCAACGATTTTATCCCCGTTCGTTCCCTTTCCCTACGTTCAATGCTGGCCAGGTACTGTTTGGCGTTTCGAGAAGTCTCGCGCAGTTTATCCAGTTCCTCGGAAAATCCCTGCCTGATTACCTCCCCCTCGCCCATCGTCGAGGATGGCTCATCCACCAGCGCCCGGGCAATTAAATCGACCGCTTCCTGACAGGGTTTGAGCCCGTCTTTCAGCCAGTCAATATGTTTTTCCCCTTCTTCCGCCAGTATCCCTTTTATTTCAGGTATCGTCTCAAGGCTGCGGCGCAGGGTGACCAGCTCGCGGGGAATGGCAACGGCGCCCCGTATCCGATTGGTCAACCTCTCAAGGTCGGACACATCACCGAGCAATGATATGGTCCGGGTGCGCGCCAGAGTATGGTCGCTGAACCAGTCGATGGCGTCCTGCCTCTGGTTTAGTTCTTTTATGTCAAGTAATGGTTGTCCCAGCCAGCGTTTGAGCAGCCGACCGCCTCCTGCCGTCCGAGTCAGGTCGATGACTGACAGCAGTGAGCCAGTGACGGCGCCGGTACGGCTTGCCTGAAATATCTCCAGGTTTCTCTGCGTCTGCACGTCCAGCGCCATGTACGATTCTGCGGAATAGGTTGACAGGCCGGTAATCTGCCCGAGGCCGCTTTTCTGCGTTTCCTGAATATAATGGACGGCAGCACCGGCGGCACTTACCGCCAGCGATAGATTTGCACAGCCAAATCCCTCGAGGGTCTTCACGCCGAAGTGGTCGAGTAGTATCTGGCTTGCCACCTCGTTCTCATACCAGTAATCGTCGAGCCGGGTTACCGGCATGGTCAATGCCAGAGTCGACAGGTCTGTATTCTGAGCGGCTATTATCTCCGCAGGCCGGAGCCTTTCCAGTTCCGTAGACAACCGCGATAACGGCAGCTCGGCGACCGCGAATTCGCTGGTGGTGATATCCACGTAGGCAAGCCCTGCCCTATCCTCCCCCATCGTCAGACTGACAAGGTAATTGTTCTTCCGGCTGTCGAGAAGGCCCGGCTCCACCACTGTGCCCGGCGTGACCAGCCGGACTACCTCCCGCTGCACCAGACCTTTCGTCTCGCCCGGCTTGGTAACCTGCTCACAGATAGCCACCTTGTAGCCGCGATTTATCAGCCTGGCCAGATAGTTGTCCAGTGCATGATAGGGAATGCCCGCCAGCGGCACCTTATTCCCCTTGCCCATCTCCCGGGAGGTCAGGACGATTTCCAGCTCGCGTGACGCGATTCTGGCATCCTCATCAAAGGTCTCGTAGAAGTCGCCGAGGCGGAAGAGGACGATGGCGTTGGGGTATCGTCGCTTTATCCTGAGGTACTGTTGCCGGATTGGCGTGGCACACTCGCCCATGGTAAGCCTATTCTACTAGAATTGGGGTGTAAAAAAAAGGGAAACGATACATCGCTTCCCTCTATATATAAAGCGGGCGGCCGGATATACCAGCCTTCAGTCCCTGGCCTTAACTTCGACCGGGAGCTTTCCCGCTTCCGCCTCTGCTTTTGGGAATCTGAGCAGTGGGACCCGACTTAAAGCCACACCGAGCCCGATGGCACCGAGAACCGTGCTCAGGATTCTTTCCATTCCCGGCATGGGCTGCAGCCAGGTGAATATCAGAATAAGTGTGCCCGAGATACCAAACAGAACCATTAACAACACGCTCAGCGACCTGTCCATCTTCATTTTTCGCCTCCTGCCCTGTTATCTTT encodes the following:
- a CDS encoding tRNA-dihydrouridine synthase, which produces MPGIDIGVDFCGIHLSTPFLIASAPSTTRIGEIYKHAEQIAKNGWSGVVTKTVITKEKYDPELKPYLWTTPQFRIVAMQNAGPQLDIYSKSLIKELKRDTEAAHAAGIKVIVSIIGSTYGQWGEMANECEQAGADAIELNLSCPSYRPTMQSSMGGARVGGDPEEAGRAVEATVSGTNLPVIAKLTVHASDISAVATACQEAGCSAISAINTVRGLIGIDIQTEMPLSSDIEGRCHYSGLSGPLIKPIALGICANLALSVDVPISAIGGIVDWRDAVEFLLAGASNVQVGTGMMWYGLGLGTRLRSGLESYMAKKGYSSIQDFRGHALRYLVTAEKQDSRGHTVRYISTAAIPEVYPSDCHMELSREKCNMCRMCLIACRDASMDAIEEVNGNLRIDRSKCTICGLCMVVCKPGAITLKREA
- a CDS encoding cysteine synthase family protein codes for the protein MIDWGTRGKVAQNILEVIALTPLVKLNKVTEGIGADILVKLEWFSPTGSLKDRIYYQMITEAIRNQALKPGMEILETSTGNAGISCAFIGTVLGYPVTIILPDGMSIERTKIIEAYGAKIIYTPGAESDVDLCLIKQEEIIRENPGKYWVPSQYTNQDNIMAHYLTTGREIWEQAGGKVDAFVATQGTGGTITGVGRYIRERNPEVLLYAGEPAEAPMLARRLWGSHRIEGIGDGFVPRNLDVSLLNGISLSTSEEAIEMGKRLSLEEGLFCGISSGANVVGAIKLAKRHPELKVIVTMLNDTGQRYFSTPLCGVEKHIEIPEREHNFDDYTIAELDKYQAGWEIIE
- a CDS encoding ArgE/DapE family deacylase, whose protein sequence is MKTDIEGEVLKLIEKRRNEVIEFLGKLVSFPTVTGDESEIQKFIARQLESMGLAVDIWEPEHEELKKHPAYVPVERGYVNRPNVVGIYKGTGNGKSLILNGHVDVIPPGPLDAWVHQPWAGDIEGNRLYGRGASDMKSGLAAMTMALDCLIRLNVRLKGDVILEYTVDEEQSGNGTLACVMRGYQADAGICCETSSLHVQPACIGRIWFEISVRGKPAGIQRRWEGVNAIEKGYAVVGAVSSLENIRINALKHPLYPDNRSTLPCMVGMFQSGTFASAFPDTCLLKGSIATLPGEDTNEVKRSFVEHILAFSQTDPWLKHSPPEVRFVGYCGDPAEISPEHPIVKAVSEKFTVVTGEKPQITGRQGAADTRYLIKYGNTPTVIFGPGLTEQMHATNEWVDINYLIDATKILSLTIMDWCGYE
- a CDS encoding xanthine dehydrogenase family protein subunit M gives rise to the protein MDFLYEKARSLREALELKSKYRENAVFIAGGTALLVDIRNDVLKPEPEAVIDISALDEIDYIRQEGSQISIGAVTKISALQKSPIVQKSAPILSQACKQFANPLIRNRATLGGNLINASPAADMATPLLTLGATILLKSIDGERTIPVEEFFSGVKRTNHRNDELLAGVRFNETQGKRCQFLKMGQRNGTAISLVSLSLMFDVADGVIKDDLKLALGSVAPTPIRAYRTEDALHGVGPSLENIKRAGNILKDEVNPISDVRGSAEYRREMSAALLQIAFQNLGYGES
- a CDS encoding (2Fe-2S)-binding protein gives rise to the protein MSEIREIKVKVNGEWVTGLVKPGMTLLRFLRDNGFTEVKKGCGAGECGACTVLLDGDAITSCLVLALQADGREVVTIKKKDDPLLEALKEAFVSHGAAQCGFCTPDMIMTAKWLLHENPRPTRDDIRDALSGNLCRCTGYQKIVDAIEYVSRDL
- a CDS encoding xanthine dehydrogenase family protein molybdopterin-binding subunit, whose amino-acid sequence is MEYKHKEGRTFHSIGKRLDGIDDKAKVSGSVIYADDFVMEGMLHGKVFRSVKASARIKSLDTTAAKNLPGVAAVITAEDVPNNRAVTGAVGQMTEMGQAQTVHRYVLAEDRVRFYGEPIALVAAEDPDIAAAALKLIKVEYEDLPGVFDTEEAMQEDAPRVHNGSNIITHWGLRKGDVGKGFSEADIIVENTYTSQFQEHAHIEPESGVAWIDDDGVVNLRVATQVIEQYVEIAHILRIPESKARIRGTLMGGGFGGKEDLTVEPYIALLAWKTGRPVKLTYEREEMMYGRHKRVPCKMYYKHGATKDGKLVAMEARIIGDSGAYVYLSHWVLLYCAVLSTGPYYIPNIKVDAYPVLTNNIYTSACRSFGTMQVAIAYESQMDILAKELKMDAAELRVRNYLKKGDETGTGYRIESEVMLTQTQEAVLKALGDRTEPNAQHIKVGRGFASCWYPYGRQCRMHDASSAWVGMEMDGSAVVRCGIPDLGGGQRESLRQITSELLGVPLEKIHVISADSQVTPLAGTVTASRALFMSGNAVKMAAEAIRHDLLQKASELLKVDSEDLDIWDDEIFAFSDPKTRIPLSQVVKAAKGEGNRLEALRTFRAPATKPVTSDILEGQIFSDFTFGSQAVEVEVNTLTGRVNVIKAASAFDVGTAINPKRVEGQIEGGMTQGVGFALMEEFIERQGIPETDSLRTYLVPTSKDIPDIKSIVMESHSGKGPFGAKGIGEPTIVPTTPAVLNAIYDAVGVRIKKTPATSEKVFYHLKEGEK
- a CDS encoding nucleoside-triphosphatase, coding for MVIVVTGTIGVGKTTVCRRLVEVLQSRGYTCGGILTYKTADGSIIVEDIQSGQRETLGSINNVYDGPRTARYFFNPEGIDFGIQAIDKGTCAAILVVDEIGHLELRGEGFVKVIELIRTGKVRNCVLVIRKELLSAFLSQLNIEPFIFHTTLSRRNRLPQEIEALMTEKLVDNKETLQLKESP
- the mocA gene encoding molybdenum cofactor cytidylyltransferase — translated: MISAIILAAGRSERMSRLKQLMRWRQSTVLEQTVDNFLDSKANEVIVVVGYRAEEVGKVLAAKPVRWVINPDYEQGMSASIIAGLSLVGDQTQAVMLALGDQPLINSQTISRLIDEFSGCDKGIVIPTYRGRRGHPVIFAMTYKEQLLQLKGDIGGRQIIAQHPEDIFEVAVDCESVCIDIDTVESYYSIKLDNECLGGKLHEGRH